Genomic segment of Anopheles darlingi chromosome X, idAnoDarlMG_H_01, whole genome shotgun sequence:
CGGGTGGTGTGGCATTCAACACGagacagcaccagccagccagccagccagccagccagtcagagaggcagagagtgTTTACGGTATGTTTGATTCGCCATTTTccctccgcacacacacacacacacacacaccaaccttctcttcgttgtcgtcggtgtcggcgtCGTGCCAGCACCGGATGACACCCACcccgtgacacacacacacacatctcgttTTGCGTGATttgtctcgcgcgcgcgcgccccaaaaaccgcgcgTTGGCCACAATTTATTTGTTCGCTCtgagcggggaggggggggggggaaaggggttcCTTTCGTCCGCGATCCGTcacagtttgtgtgtgtgcgtgtgtgtgtgtgcgctggttaAAGGGCTGCTGCGCCCCCCTCCAGGTGCAGGCTGGTGTGTGTCCATCCATTCCCGGCGGTCGTCAATTGTCGTCGTGTTTACCGATCCAGGGCAACCAAGGCAGGGCAGTGGGAAagtgggaagggaagggcaggGGCTTTGGAATAAAATCCTTTCATTCCCACCCCCCCGTTCCTCACCACGCATGGTGATAAAACAAGGGCGGGGCACTTGCGGCACTAATGGAGCCGGGAATGGAGTGCTCCTtcaaccccaccccaccaaacCGGGCTTccggtgtccgtgtgtgtccgtgtgtattAGTGTGCAGCAgcgcgtgcatgtgtgtgtgtgtgtgtgtgtgtgtgtgtgtttgggtttaATGTGAGCCAGGTCGAGCAAGATGTCCACCTCTCCTCTCCTTGTGCCAAACGGGGGTTAGAGGATCACCAATCGCCTTCCGGCTACATCCCCCTCGGTAtcagggggaggaggaagggggcgTCTGTTTGTCTTGAAGTTTGAACCAATATTTTGCCAcctggcagcagcggctgcactTTGGAGCCGCAGAATACAAGACGCTTGCTGCAGGACGCCACGCCAGGTGTCAAAGCGGTAGCTTGATTCCACCCCCATTCCCCGGGTgggggtgcgggtgcgggttGTGATTGAGTTTTGATTCGCAGCGTGCGAGGGAAGAGCGGAGTTGaagcggggggaagggggtagaatatttgatttgattgaccgACCACCACCCCGGGGTTCGGGACCACCGATGGCCGGCGGATGTCTTGTTGCAGCGccaggacaacgacgacgacgacgctgctgctgctgctgatgatgatgatgtttgatgatgatgttgatgtgtgTTCGAGTTGTGTTCGAAAGTAAATTTTCCCAatcacacactgacacacacacacacacacacacacactcatacacgcgcacacagacacgctcCTACCCTGTTGGTGCACCCTTATCCACCCTTCTGTGCAACCCTTCGCCAAACGCTCACCGCTCGTCTCTAAGCTCACCAGAGCTCACCGGAGGACCGGCCCGTGACCGGGTGCCAGGCCAGGAAAACCAATACGAGCGTCAATCCCCCCGgtttctcccttcccttcatccCCATGCACCACTGCCCCGAATGTCCCGAAATTAACAGCTCATGGATTATTCAGTCGAACAGACGTCAGGAGCATTAATATGGGCTTTTtgcagtgtgcagtgtgcgcgcgtgtgtgtgtgcccacccccccccccccccaccaccgaTTTCTGATTTTAGGCAGACATAGTTCACCTGCACAAACAGTGGCGGTACAAATCGCCATACACCATACCGTACGCCGTGGCCTACAGCGTGTGGCGTGTGAGGATGACGAAACGACCAAACGCCACGCCACTCGATGCCCTCCACCCAATGAGCAttcatctgctgcagcagcagcgtgagtgagaggtggtgctggtggtgatggaggaacaaagggagggtgggggatgTTGTGCGTTTTCGGGGGTAGATGCAACGCACCGTGAACCGTGAACGCATTATTTCGATTTATGGACAAATGCATTATGGCCCCGGTTTTAACCCACCAGGGCtgctgctccacacacacacacgcacacgcgtgcGGCCGCCCGAAacggggatcgatcgatcttttcaatacacacacacacacacgcgcacgcaagGACACATAGAGATAATAAAAGCTGCAACAAAAGAGACGCGGCCACGACCAGGGGagcaatgtgtgcgtgtgtgtgtcgcgacaCTTAAATCACCAGGACCCGTGAATTTTGGGGTTAGTGGTTGGGGGAAGGGGTGTAGTAAATCGTACacccactactactactaccctTACTACTACCACAACGAGCTCGATCGGCCACCGCAAAATCACGTCGATCAaccgaccaacacacacacaaacgatttCCCTGTCGTGGTACAAACGAccgacgagcgcgcgcgcacacgtgtgtgtgtgtgtatgtgtgtgtgtgtgtgtgtgtgtgcacaaagCCTGCGGGAGGACTGCGCCGGCTGCAACCTTTCCCAGCGAAAACCGGGTTCGATCGTTTCCGGGTACATTCTCTCGGGTACCTCCCATTCGTTctcacatacacagacacacacacacacacaaaagggagggggaggcgagTCAACCAAAGAGACATTTGCAATCCCTTGCAAATGCCGGGAgcttcatcgccgtcgtcgtcgtcgtcgtcgtcagcatcatcgacTGCGCCTgcaactcgctcgctcccttgtgtgtgtgtgtgtgtgtgtgtgtgtgtgtgtgtgtgtgttaagtgTGCAACAAGAAATTCATCAATATTCATGATTGTTCCACTCGCTTGTCTCTTCCACCTCCACGTTTACGCCcaacgtgtgtgtatgtgtgtgtgtgtgttccccaCCGAAACAAACGCCTAATCGGCGACGACTGCGGCGCTGGCGGTGGAGAAGAAACCAGGCGTTGCTTCCCATTGTTTTGTGTGCCCCATATAGGTCCCCGAGCCAGTGTTCGACCTGTCGACCACACTCTGCCgtatgtgtatgcgtgtgtatgcgcgcgcgtgtgtgtgtgtgacttttAATGTCAATGTCGTTCGGGCGCGATCAtcgcacacaccgacagagCGGGTACTGGCGGTGCGTTTGCATATGAATGGATCGCCCCAGGATCGATCCAGACgacgctggtgtgtgtgtgcgtgtgtgtgtgttggtggctaACGACCTAACAGTGCCACGGTACCATTACTgtccgcttgctgctgctgctgctgctgctcagcacACAGAAGCAATAGACAATTATGGcgccctcaccccctcccccacacccACACCTCTTCCCACCTGCTTCAATCAGCCTCAAAAAGCCTGCGATTCGCCCCCATTCTGGCCGCCCGGACCCTGACCGGACTTCCTTAAGAAGTtctgctgccagccagccagccagccatctcCCGCCGACACCCCTCCCCTtacccttcctcccccccaccaTTTAGCAGGAGGTGAAAGTAAATTTATCGTGAAATCTGAAAGCGATTACGAGTGCCGACGGCgggccggcccggcccggcccagcGCAGACACCGGCGCGGTTTTTACctgcttttttccttttttcctctgttcttctttgtttttgtttttttcttcctctgctgttgctgttgctccaacTTTTACTGCTGCGCCTCATTGAGGACGACCCTACGCGGGAGTGCGAGGCAAGGGGGacgggtgggtggttgggatGTTtagaggggaagagagagagagaggggagagataCCGGAAGAGGACCCGGAAGACGAACTTTCGGTACGCTCAATTACCCTCGCTCAAGCCCGGATCGGATTTAACAAATGGTTGGACCAgggagggggaaaagggaggagaGTGAGGGCGGCGTTGAGTGCcagacgtgtgtgtgcgtgcgtgtgtgtgtgtgttaggcaAGGAAGAGAACGTAGtggacagcgacagcagcggTTGTTACGCACATCGCAGGTGACATCGCAGGTGACGTCTtcgctgctgtgtgtgtgcgtgtgcggatGTGTGTAGCAgctcgacaacaacaacaacaacaacaacaacaacaacaacaacaaccatcaaaTGGCAAACCAAACGCCGGGGAACCCATTGTCAGGTCAATCCGCGCAGTCAGTTCGCAGTCCTTCATTCCCTTTTATTGatagaggagggggagggagggagggagggagggagggagggagggggggggagtagaATTGGGAGGCCACAGCTGGAGTGCCGttggtttaaaaatatttaatcaTTTTGGtcagtttctctctctctctctctctctctctctctctctctctctctctctctctctctctcttcctctctttcgccGTGTCTGTCACTGGGATCATCATCTTCGAGCATCCTTTTGTGTTCGAGCTCAAACCGCAGGTAAgcgagtagtagcagcacacacacacacacacacgcgcgcgcacagaagGGTgaggttgggttgggttgaaAGAACCAATCCACTTGTAATCCACTCCGCAAGTCGCATCCACCACcgacagaagaagaggaagaggaagaaggagaagaagaagaagaagaaaaagaagaagaagaagaagaagaagaagaggaagaagaaaaggatggTAACTCCTGGCCGGCTGGCGTTGCTCGTTTGGCAACCAGCAGCCCTGTCACAAGATCAGAAAGCAAGTGAAAGAGACGCAGAAAGActgagggagaaaaagagagagggtgacGAGAGAACacctgtcacacacacacacggagagagGGGTAAATAGGAGAACCCTGGGAAGAGACCGAAGCACGcgcgccatcgccgccatcgccaccgcttACGCCGAGGAGTGGATGTTCGACACAAAACTAACCTCACCCCCACCCGCACCCAGcagctcccccacccccaagcCTGAAGTGAAGGCCTAGTGGAAAGCATATTACGTTTCCTGCCAGTATCCTACGGAGCCGGTCATCAAAAAATGAGTGGCCGTCTCGACTcgactgtgtctgtgtctgtgctgtgggggagggggggaggtgtgtgcaaaacgagcgagaacatcttttgtttgccaaaccgaaaccgaaccgaaccagcAACACCGTCAGCATCACAGCGTTCGTGGCTGAAGCCTCTCTCGGTGCTCGCCATTGTCTTCCGAGGGTGCGGGGTCTGTCTTgtgggagaggaagggaggaagggtgcgGATTGTGGGTGAAAGGGTGAGGTGAGGGGGACGGATGAATCGGAATCAACCTTCCGCAGATCACACGGGGACGGGTTTCTTACCGGGAAACCTGGCCAGCGAAGTGCACAGCtcactggtgtgtgtgtgtgaccgaccACAGAAGGAGCCATCCCTCacgcccccccaccccttagCCGTAACGCGTAACCGCCATCAatgtcaagcagcagcagcagcaggccgagGGTCcttggccgatgccgatgacgaagAAATGCAGTGGCAGGGGGAGAGTGGCTAAGGGTTGAAAggggtgaggggaggggagggagggagggatcgGGGGACATGTTTCACAAAATATTAGAAACGTTTAGTGCGGTTAAAGCACTACTGAGtgtacagtgtgtgtgtgtgtgtgtgtgtgcataggGGTGGCCAATCTAGGGGGTCGGGGAAattgcgagaaaaaaaagaaatcgagCGCAAAAGGAGGGCCCAAGGCCAGGGCAGGTACAGCTGGATGTGACACCTGGCCTGCCACACCACATGcccttcgtggtggtggtggtggtgatgctggtggtttaCTAAGGGGTATGGGGGAGGGCTGGGTGCACCCCCAACAAGGGTGCAAGTACCAGCGAGAAGCTGAAAGAGGATCACCTGCAAacccccctctctttctctttctctctctctctctctctctctctctttctctctctctctctctctctcttttactctctctttcgtcgTTGGTTGGCATGGTGTGCAACAATGTCGCCACAATttcacccccttcccttcatgAACGGGGGTGCAGGCACATGCCGACCatatccccccacccccaccccctggatGGTCAGCAGAAACATGGATTATACTCGTTCTTGATGCAGCTGCTTTAAAAGGGCGCCAGCttgcaggctggctggcaggcaggaaTATATGATTGGCATCATCTCCACTCCCCCCACTCGCTCGACAGCAACCACATGGCAACCACCCTTCCCCCGGTTTTCCTACCCTTCCCCGGTTTGAAGTTGTGGTCGCTTTGTGCTTTGCAGTAGCGCCGCTCGCCTATCAATTTCAAGCACCGAAACGCAGTTTGGTGGTTTAGTGCTCTGCGAGAAGTcaacacaaagagagagatagagagagagagagagagagagagagagagagagagagagagagagagagagagagagagagagagagagagagaaaatctgtaaccgaagaccgaagtgaagggggagggagtagAGGGTTGCTCAAAAGGGATAACCGTTTCGGATTAGCGGGCAGCGGGCTCCTTGGGGAGCGGGGAGCGGCAACtagcaacccccttcccccctctctctctcccctcgcACCACCTCTGCGCACGTTCCGTTCAGGATCAGGTATTCATAGACTTTGATAGCCCTAGAGAGAATGCTCGACGAGaatgccaccccccccccccccccccccccatggcTCCTGGCTTCCTCGgaccaccggaacaccggaacacactaccccggcggtggtggtggtggtggtggttgctagCGAAAATTACGAATTTCAATCTGCGACCAAGATTGGCGCGACCAACGCGCCCGCACAATGCACCGAGACGGATTGATAGTGTGCGTGTAAGTGTGTTTTtgtgagtgagaaagagagtgaagaagaagaaagcggaCACAGGGCAAGTCACATTTTTTAACTGCACTGTTGCTGGCAAGCAATGCAATCTATGATCTCGTTCCTTTATTTTTAACACACTTTTTTTTCAGCAAATGGCTAATGGAaaagcggggagggggagggagccGGAGAAAAGGGACGGTTAGAGGTAGGAAGGGAACATCGGACCTCCTTCCTCCACACGTCCGAAAAAccctcttcccctcctcctccccagcCCGATTGGCCAAGCTAATACTTCCGTTAACGCTTATTAtaatattatttgttttatttcgttttgttttggttgttttgtttttgtgtttttggtttgggttttgttttaatggAGCGGTTACGACGACGGttacacgaaaaaaaaaacgttggtACTGCTGATGCggaggccagccagccagccagccagccaacaagccagtcgcggatcgagacaggaAACACAGAGGGGTTGAAATGAAGGGGAGGGAGTACTGTGAGGCCTGGTTACAAAGCTTTTCAGCTGCTATTACTCTGCTTCCGTGCTTTAGGGCTGGAATATGCTGCCTGCCGCTCGCATTCGTTGCGCAATGATATGTATCTTATGTTGTACAAGCaagcctccctctctctctctctttttctctctctctctctctctctctctctctctctcgctcgctctctctctctctagctttCTCCTTGCCGTCTCGTCCTGTCACTCTGTCTTCTGTCCTGTGGTTTTGAGCGCAAAAGAGATAGTGAATTACCtacccatccccctccccctcccccactccgGGGGATGAACCTGCCTTGATCGATCTACAGATACATCACTGATGACGTGCGGAGATCGGATTGACGGCACCTGACAGCAACTCCtcggctccggttccggctcgCCAGGGCTCGGCCTTTGGTTCTACTTTAAGggttatatatatatatatgggAGTTACAAGTACTCTGCTTTGCGCCCCTCCtaccccaaccccctcccccggcgcCACATTTCTACCTAACGCAGCAGAATAACGACGAATAACGTAACGGGATCGTGTGTAACGAGTGAGAACGAGTGGAAGCGGCGAAGACAGAGAGGGCGGGCCAGAGCGGGTATCCATTCGTAGtcacaaccccctcccccatccccctcccttcttcccccttccacccctcaTTGTAGGCCTTCGAAGGCAGCAGTTCGCCTGctctgctgtttgtttgtcgtaATTTTCGtaagctcgtgtgtgtgtgtgtgtgtgtgtgtgtgtgtgtgtgtgtgtgtgtgatagtgtgtgtgtgtgtgtgtagggagGGACTTGTACAGTTGCTGCACGCAGTAGCACCTGGAGTAGTTGGCCTGCTGACGACTGCTGTTTTCACCTGCAGCCAGTAGCAAGCACAGCAAAGGGTGAAGGGTGTGTGGCGGTATGCCGCACCCCCCTCccactcctccttcctccctctccctctcaccAACCGGGCACACTCTGCTGAACCGTGGCGTCGCGGCATCGGCAAACATTACCTGCAGATCGCGGTATCGTCGGCGGAGCAGATGCTGTTCGGGGCGGCCAGGAACAGTTTGCCGCTCGAGCAGGCGCACAGCTGGTAGATCTTGgtgccggcggcggctgcggcggcggcagcgccgGCTGAGCTGATCCCGCTCCCGCCCATACCCCCGTACTCCCCTGCACCACCCCGTCCACCATACCCGGTGGAACCGGCGagaagcgacgacgatgaagaggaggaggatgaggaggaggaggtcgtgTAACCCGCCAAACCGAGACCACCGGCCGTCCCCTGCACCGTCTTCAGGTTGGGCATGTAGATGGCGCTGCCATCGAGGCGAATCtgtcgcgttgcgttgcgaagaggggatgaaagaaagaagaaaaaaaaaacacaaaaagaaacaaattatGATGCTAAAGAGTGTGCCCGGCCACTGctaagggtgtgtgtgtgtgcgtggaagGGTCACTTACGCTTCCGGCGACCGAGTGGAGCTTGAGGTCGTTGAGGCAGGTCGTCTCGATGCCACCGGCCCGCGACTGGATGAAGATCTCCTGCGTGGCGCGCGCTTCCAGTGAACGCGTCGGCGACTCCAACCTTGAAGCACGAGGTACGAAaagaagtagcagaagaagaagaacaagaaggtgaagtgtgtgtgtgtgtgtgtgccgttcgATCGTCACAGTAGGTAGCGACTTACTTCAGATCCTTGCCGGCGTCGGCGCGCACGAGCGGCGTCTGGATGGAGTCCCGGAAGATGACGCCCCCTTCGCCCTCGACCCGCAGCGAACCGGCCCCGACGATCACCTCGTCCCGGTCGACCGCGAACAGGTTCGTACCGTGGGTGTCCGTGATGCGGAAGTGGTTCGCCAGCACCTCCAGCCGGTCGTGCCCGAGGAAGAGCTGATTTTCGAGCGTCCCGAGCGCGCTGCGTGTGTTCACGCTTAGGTTGCGGGATGATTCTGGACAAGGAGAAGTAGATGAAATAGAGGAGTGGTACACTCGGAAAACATAACCCCCGGCGCAACTCACCGATGGAGATCGGTTGACCGTGTTTCGAGCGAATCGATGAGGCACGCAACGTGTTCAACACTAGCGCTTGTCCTGTCAGTTGAATCCCGCCCGGCACTATCTTCAGCTGGCCCATCCCGTTCTGCGGTTTGATGGAAGAAAGCAGCACCGTTAGCAGGGCACATAGCACACCCCGGGGCACCTTTACCCTGGGCAAACTCGGGAAACATGCATAGTCTAGTCTGTTTCCTAATAACAAGTCTCACTAAGGATATTAAATATACTACtatgtccaaaaagtaaggtgacacggtgtccaaatggcccgcgtaaatggatatctttaattttgtattttttgtaggttgtcagcactgttattgacaaccatggcaagtttcacgttaaaatattcattagtgtttgagatacgtatttatttgtgaactgctaaaactgcattcttcgtttttctccatgtcgcaaatttttaagccaggaatttgcattaaaaatattttttctattgCGGATACACCAATGCGAATTGTACAGAGTGCCTTTAGTGACGATGCTACGTCGAAAACAGAtatttacagttggtggaaagaggaagaacgctctagacgaccaccaacgacaatcgatgcagttcacgcCCAAATAATCAAAGATTTGgcgttggaaaaccgtcgattaacaacaagagactttgctgatgatattggcatagcaaacatatccgctaattacatttggaaggatgtttttcatctcaagtgagtcagcgctcgatcacgagaatgcaccatctcaaacttcgttggttttctgtgacttttttgccaagaTTTTCActaatatcgttccaataaaaccgtatgcggctgatttggttacatttggcttctggctattagacaagcccgaaatttcgttccggagacactgttttgacacgatagagcagattcaagccgctgcgaaaaaggtaccGATGGCTATTCCTAAAGTCATTTTTTCACGAGTttctaaaactggaaaattcgtcggcataagtgcattgtatCTAAGAGAGATTACATTGACGGGGAAAaatttgatttggaagaaaaattaggGAACTTtcgaaatacatccaatgtcaccttattttttggacacagtagtacgtAAATctagatgttttttttagagCAATGATCCAAAAAGCCAAACTGTTCTCTATTAACAACGGCTGCTCTCTTCTCTGAAAGCTGATGTTTAGTtaattgttttgtatttttatccGCTTGCTTTCTCGAGTAACGTTGTTTCATTACTCCTAATAGCTTAAAATTggcaccaaaacaaaaaacataccaaacaaacgaaaaaaaaaaatgtggatctagataaagcttggaacaagttaatatttggccgcacaaaataggtcatatctcagccaaaaaatgacgtatttagaattattgatgcaaattattcattagctTTTTATGTGACTTATAAAAAACTATATGCAAGTGCAAGCCTATATATATTGGGACAGTTCAGTTTTCGAGTTGTTTGGCTCTCTCAATCCACTttatccattccattttccattttccaatccatttttatattaaaaacaatcaattttcaaGATGCTTCCGAACAAGGAATACAGCCACCAGGAGACAGCGAGAGGATATCCGTATGAAGATGCCGTTCCAGGGAAGTGAACCTCCCGGGGGCGGAAGGTACCGGGATGAAGGGAAGTTGGGGGCCGACGCCGAACCccacaaaaatcgaaaaacaactTAATCAGCCCAAATAAACATCGGGACGGCCCCGGCCAGCACAAATATCACCTGGCAAGTCAAGGAGTCAAGGAGTCACGGGCCCGTCATGAAAAGGAAACTTTGACAGCTCAGCTCAGAACCGGGGATCAGAGCTCTCCAGCTCTCCAAAGAGAACAACAAGACAAGAAGAAATAGAACTCCGAACACAATTGGACGCTCTTGATCTGACCTCGGCCGTGTCTGTGGTGAGTGGTTCGGTGAGGATGAAGCGTGAATCaccgcacccacacacacacacacacacacacatacaaacaacaGCGGTgaaaagcagaagagaaagCTGCCAGTTAGCGGTCGGATGGGgggttaaataagtaaacatCGTGTCCCGGATCTTCGGCACGTCCCTGTTTTGAGAGGCGAACGTCTCGGGCGTGCCGATCCCCCGAATCGGACGACCTGACACAGGGctgacagcagcaggtggGGGGGTTGCGGGCGCAAAGGGCCTTTGACCAAAGTTTCAATTGACCAtaacatcacacacacgcgcgcgcacacacacatcgtcatcatcgaggTGTGACAggagcttctctctctctctctctctctctctctctctctctctctctctctgtgtgggTTCGTTTGACCTTTCGCGCGTGACCTACTACTTCTGCGgcgctttgtttgtttcgtgacGATCTGGTTCTACTACTCACCGAGGAGAACTCCATCACCTTCATGATCCAGAGCGTCAGCgccatgttgatgatgatcatgatcgtgAGGAGCAGAATCAGGGCGTACAGGCACTTCTTGCGCCAACCGTAGAGGGCAAGCTGTACCCGGGTCGAGCCACCGGTACCGCTCGGTACAGTGCACCCGCTCTcctgcacctgctgctgctgctgctgatgcgttcTGTTGCGCCCCGCCTTGTGCACTCCATTGGCACCACCGCTGCTACCGGGTTCGCTGGCCATTGGTGACGCTGAAGTTGGAGCCGCCACCGGCTCGTCCTCGGTAGGCGCAGTGATCGGATCGGGTGTCGACGGTGGTGAAggactggctgctgctgctgctggtgactgCTGACCGCGGCTGCTGGTTTGGCTGGCAGGCCGCGTGGAGAAGGATACACGCGATGCGGCGTGCGGTGCACTGGTGGAGGGGGGtggaccgccaccgccgaacGGGGTATACGATGGTTTCAGTATACCACCAAGAGCTGGGGTGCTAccagctgcagccgctgctccGGTGCCATTC
This window contains:
- the LOC125957168 gene encoding uncharacterized protein LOC125957168 isoform X2; translation: MATTAHTIPARYAARDTLEDPRSIFFGGTPRTTPSLASTSLAGGEKEVQPAAEQQQQPPPAAAVAPAPVVRIIPILYPAQPARLIGNNTGYGAKAALNEVAADDDHDADDDVRPTAAPATTNRSGGVRSTGYSSPYKPPPPPTTSSNSNNNSEPIAPGSSSRYRPNGTGAAAAAGSTPALGGILKPSYTPFGGGGPPPSTSAPHAASRVSFSTRPASQTSSRGQQSPAAAAASPSPPSTPDPITAPTEDEPVAAPTSASPMASEPGSSGGANGVHKAGRNRTHQQQQQQVQESGCTVPSGTGGSTRVQLALYGWRKKCLYALILLLTIMIIINMALTLWIMKNGMGQLKIVPGGIQLTGQALVLNTLRASSIRSKHGQPISIESSRNLSVNTRSALGTLENQLFLGHDRLEVLANHFRITDTHGTNLFAVDRDEVIVGAGSLRVEGEGGVIFRDSIQTPLVRADAGKDLKLESPTRSLEARATQEIFIQSRAGGIETTCLNDLKLHSVAGSIRLDGSAIYMPNLKTVQGTAGGLGLAGYTTSSSSSSSSSSSSLLAGSTGYGGRGGAGEYGGMGGSGISSAGAAAAAAAAGTKIYQLCACSSGKLFLAAPNSICSADDTAICR
- the LOC125957168 gene encoding uncharacterized protein LOC125957168 isoform X3 gives rise to the protein MSRYAREDPRSIFFGGTPRTTPSLASTSLAGGEKEVQPAAEQQQQPPPAAAVAPAPVVRIIPILYPAQPARLIGNNTGYGAKAALNEVAADDDHDADDDVRPTAAPATTNRSGGVRSTGYSSPYKPPPPPTTSSNSNNNSEPIAPGSSSRYRPNGTGAAAAAGSTPALGGILKPSYTPFGGGGPPPSTSAPHAASRVSFSTRPASQTSSRGQQSPAAAAASPSPPSTPDPITAPTEDEPVAAPTSASPMASEPGSSGGANGVHKAGRNRTHQQQQQQVQESGCTVPSGTGGSTRVQLALYGWRKKCLYALILLLTIMIIINMALTLWIMKVMEFSSNGMGQLKIVPGGIQLTGQALVLNTLRASSIRSKHGQPISIESSRNLSVNTRSALGTLENQLFLGHDRLEVLANHFRITDTHGTNLFAVDRDEVIVGAGSLRVEGEGGVIFRDSIQTPLVRADAGKDLKLESPTRSLEARATQEIFIQSRAGGIETTCLNDLKLHSVAGSIRLDGSAIYMPNLKTVQGTAGGLGLAGYTTSSSSSSSSSSSSLLAGSTGYGGRGGAGEYGGMGGSGISSAGAAAAAAAAGTKIYQLCACSSGKLFLAAPNSICSADDTAICR
- the LOC125957168 gene encoding uncharacterized protein LOC125957168 isoform X1, with the translated sequence MATTAHTIPARYAARDTLEDPRSIFFGGTPRTTPSLASTSLAGGEKEVQPAAEQQQQPPPAAAVAPAPVVRIIPILYPAQPARLIGNNTGYGAKAALNEVAADDDHDADDDVRPTAAPATTNRSGGVRSTGYSSPYKPPPPPTTSSNSNNNSEPIAPGSSSRYRPNGTGAAAAAGSTPALGGILKPSYTPFGGGGPPPSTSAPHAASRVSFSTRPASQTSSRGQQSPAAAAASPSPPSTPDPITAPTEDEPVAAPTSASPMASEPGSSGGANGVHKAGRNRTHQQQQQQVQESGCTVPSGTGGSTRVQLALYGWRKKCLYALILLLTIMIIINMALTLWIMKVMEFSSNGMGQLKIVPGGIQLTGQALVLNTLRASSIRSKHGQPISIESSRNLSVNTRSALGTLENQLFLGHDRLEVLANHFRITDTHGTNLFAVDRDEVIVGAGSLRVEGEGGVIFRDSIQTPLVRADAGKDLKLESPTRSLEARATQEIFIQSRAGGIETTCLNDLKLHSVAGSIRLDGSAIYMPNLKTVQGTAGGLGLAGYTTSSSSSSSSSSSSLLAGSTGYGGRGGAGEYGGMGGSGISSAGAAAAAAAAGTKIYQLCACSSGKLFLAAPNSICSADDTAICR